The following DNA comes from Geothrix edaphica.
AGCTGCGGATCAAGGGCGCCATCCTGGACGGCCTGCGGGAACTGGACTGGGTGCCCCGCAGCCTCCGGCGGAAGAAGAAGGACATCGAGAACGCCTACCACCTCATCGAGCAGCAGAAGGGGCGGGCGGCCACGGACGAGGAGGTGGCGCGCCACCTGGGCCTCCCCCTCGAAGAACTGCACAAGAACCTGGATGAGCTGAAGGGCGTCACCCTCGGCACCTTCGTCGAGGCGGGCGAGGACGGCGAGGGCGAGAGCCTCATCAGCTTCGTGCCCGATCCGGACGCCGAGGATCCCCATCAGATCTTCCAGACCGCGGAGATCAAGGCCATCCTGCGCACGGCCATCGAGGGACGGCCCAAGAAGGAGAAGTTCGTCGTCCAGCTCTACTACTTCGACGAGCTGACCATGAAGGAGATCGGGATCCTCCTGAACATCACCGAGTCCCGGGTCTCCCAGCTGCACACCAAGGCCATGCTGCAGCTCCGGAGCAAGCTCCTGGAGCAGCAGATCCGGGGCTGACGCGCCGCCGGTCCACGCAC
Coding sequences within:
- a CDS encoding FliA/WhiG family RNA polymerase sigma factor codes for the protein MVLIPDQPVDSGSSIDDELARAVASAPAALRPWAALLAASDRAKAAASPASGEAEPPEPFDRQNREQIIKDYVPLVKFVAHRIASRLPAHVELDDLINSGILGLMDAIEKFEPTRNIKFKTYAELRIKGAILDGLRELDWVPRSLRRKKKDIENAYHLIEQQKGRAATDEEVARHLGLPLEELHKNLDELKGVTLGTFVEAGEDGEGESLISFVPDPDAEDPHQIFQTAEIKAILRTAIEGRPKKEKFVVQLYYFDELTMKEIGILLNITESRVSQLHTKAMLQLRSKLLEQQIRG